One window of Trifolium pratense cultivar HEN17-A07 linkage group LG5, ARS_RC_1.1, whole genome shotgun sequence genomic DNA carries:
- the LOC123883577 gene encoding radial spoke head 10 homolog B-like yields the protein MLMRHLHKSDTEEIRKEEKNFNLSSDFTHNQTHFSIQVTPFSSPFHFHNQNQQQRFSNNNPSSPSQTPPSHKTHQNNSSFSSPFTSKFTSLKLLTRFHFIIFISLTSLYFLISNPTLLDFLFVLLFSSALFVSINLALPRLPSIRLFFSRSFPKNLSSSNSPQPVLWSIGSKDDELKSLNSGSWVQVYSNGDVYEGEFHKGKCSGSGVYHFHMSGRFEGDWIDGKYDGYGVETWARGSRYRGMYRKGLRHGIGIYRFFGGDVYNGEWCNGQCHGFGVHTCSDGSHYVGEFKWGVKHGLGRYHFRNGDIYAGEYFADMMHGFGVYQFQNGHRYEGAWHEGRRQGLGMYTFRNGETQCGHWQNGILDNPKKQDNHIQAPCAVDHAKVFKAVQDAHCAAEKAYSMSKKDEMVNKVAAAANKAANAARVAAVKAVQNTMHQNNNDQ from the exons ATGTTAATGCGTCACCTTCACAAATCTGATACTGAAGAAAtcagaaaagaagaaaaaaacttcaACCTTTCTTCCGATTTCACTCACAACCAAACCCATTTCTCAATTCAAGTTACACCCTTTTCTTCTCCATTCCATTTTCACAATCAAAACCAACAACAACGGTTTTCTAATAACAATCCATCATCACCATCTCAAACACCACCTTCACACAAAACCCATCAAAACAATTCATCCTTTTCATCACCCTTTACCTCAAAGTTCACATCTTTGAAACTTCTAACACGTTTCCATTTCATAATCTTCATTTCCTTAACCTCTCTTTACTTTCTCATTTCAAATCCAACTCTTCTTGATTTTCTCTTTGTTCTTCTTTTCTCATCTGCACTTTTTGTTTCTATTAATCTAGCACTCCCTCGTTTACCTTCTATTCGTTTATTCTTCTCAAGATCATTTCCTAAGAATCTTTCTTCATCTAACTCTCCCCAACCTGTTTTATGGTCAATTGGGTCAAAAGATGATGAGTTAAAAAGCTTAAATTCTGGATCTTGGGTTCAAGTTTATAGTAATGGTGATGTTTATGAAGGTGAGTTTCATAAGGGAAAGTGTTCAGGGAGTGGTGTTTACCATTTTCATATGAGTGGTAGATTTGAAGGTGATTGGATTGATGGAAAGTATGATGGTTATGGTGTTGAGACATGGGCTAGAGGAAGTAGGTATCGTGGGATGTATAGGAAAGGTTTGAGACATGGAATTGGAATTTATAGGTTTTTTGGTGGTGATGTTTATAATGGTGAATGGTGTAATGGTCAGTGTCATGGGTTTGGAGTTCATACTTGTAGTGATGGGAGTCATTATGTTGGGGAGTTTAAATGGGGTGTTAAACATGGATTAGGCCGGTACCATTTCAG AAATGGGGACATATATGCTGGGGAATATTTTGCAGACATGATGCACGGCTTTGGAGTTTATCAATTTCAAAATGGTCACCGATATGAGGGTGCATGGCACGAAGGAAGAAGACAAGGACTCGGAATGTACACATTTAGAAACGGGGAAACACAGTGTGGTCACTGGCAGAATGGTATTCTTGATAATCCGAAAAAGCAAGACAATCATATTCAAGCTCCATGTGCTGTGGACCATGCCAAGGTTTTCAAAGCTGTCCAG GATGCTCATTGTGCGGCGGAGAAAGCTTACAGTATGTCAAAGAAGGATGAAATGGTGAATAAAGTAGCAGCTGCAGCTAATAAAGCAGCAAATGCAGCTAGAGTTGCAGCTGTGAAAGCTGTGCAAAATACTATGCATCAAAATAACAATGATCAATGA